Proteins co-encoded in one Bacillus infantis NRRL B-14911 genomic window:
- a CDS encoding ABC transporter ATP-binding protein — protein MTLLKFENISYWYKQENKKHMILNNINVSFERGAFYTIIGPSGSGKTTFLALASALDVPKEGAVVYEGKDIKKIGLTKFRNKYVSIVFQSYNLLPYMTGLQNVMTAMEITGASHKNKKEFALNMLERVGISSRQAHQKVLTLSGGQQQRVSIARALCCEADLIVADEPTGNLDENTANEIVNLLKDLAHNEGKCVIVVTHDQNIAEKSDITIKLSKGKITLNKREYAETLV, from the coding sequence TACAAACAAGAGAATAAAAAGCATATGATCCTTAACAATATCAATGTCAGCTTTGAGAGGGGGGCTTTTTACACAATCATCGGCCCATCCGGTTCAGGAAAAACGACGTTCCTTGCGCTCGCCAGCGCCCTGGATGTTCCCAAAGAGGGAGCGGTAGTATATGAGGGGAAGGATATAAAGAAAATCGGGCTAACGAAATTCCGCAATAAGTATGTATCCATTGTTTTTCAATCTTACAATCTGCTTCCCTATATGACAGGGCTTCAAAACGTGATGACGGCAATGGAAATCACAGGGGCAAGCCATAAGAATAAAAAAGAATTCGCATTGAATATGCTGGAGCGTGTCGGCATATCCAGCAGGCAGGCACACCAGAAAGTGCTGACACTAAGCGGCGGCCAGCAGCAGCGTGTCTCGATTGCCCGGGCACTCTGCTGCGAAGCTGATCTGATTGTGGCCGATGAACCGACAGGAAATCTGGATGAAAACACAGCAAACGAAATTGTGAACCTGCTGAAGGACTTGGCTCATAACGAAGGGAAATGTGTGATTGTTGTAACCCATGACCAGAATATTGCTGAGAAATCTGACATTACGATCAAGCTATCAAAGGGGAAGATTACTTTGAACAAAAGAGAATATGCTGAAACCCTGGTCTGA
- a CDS encoding cation:proton antiporter codes for MSIVIVIVLGMFSQWLAWRIQWPSIVIMTVAGLLIGPIFGLVNPQEGLGELYSPIISLAVALILFEGSTSLDIRELKGISKSVFRIVTLGALIAWIGGSLAAHYIAGLDLEISFIIGGLFVVTGPTVIIPLLRQAKLSARVSSVLKWEGIIVDPIGPLLALFAYEIIKITLDGPFQFKDFIPFFIEALLATLIGLVIGLLVSFLVSRGLFPEYLKSPLIFCFVLICFTLGEGIMHETGMLAVTVMGLTLARTKKHVHSIGSIGHFMENISVMLTSTVFILLTASLTRETIMDVFTWPIILFVITMLFLIRPVSIWLSTIGTELTLQEKTLVSWIAPRGIVALTVSGYFAALLIEDGYSNATILTPLTLALVFITVCAHGFSIGPIARKLKLANPESSGVLMVGASSFAIAFAKHLKEINVSALITDTSADRLFLAKKLEIPTYQGEILSEHSDFEIDKSPYNFLLAMKGNAAYNALVCQTYLPEFGYNHTFSLPTAERKTEHKEISTAFKAHLLFGEEATFTELNRMVNIGYKLKTIEIDSKQTVEKEEMETDRIPLCVKRKNGSLVFFTFSEKPVLNEGDLLVVLEQGEKE; via the coding sequence ATGAGCATAGTTATTGTGATTGTACTCGGTATGTTTTCGCAGTGGCTGGCGTGGCGGATTCAGTGGCCATCCATCGTAATCATGACGGTTGCCGGGCTTTTAATTGGTCCGATATTCGGCCTTGTCAATCCGCAGGAAGGGCTGGGGGAGCTGTACAGCCCGATTATCTCTCTTGCTGTTGCACTGATCTTATTTGAGGGCAGTACGAGCCTTGATATACGCGAGCTGAAAGGCATTTCCAAGTCTGTTTTTCGCATTGTAACACTTGGAGCACTCATTGCCTGGATCGGCGGTTCTTTAGCAGCCCACTATATTGCCGGGCTGGATCTTGAAATTTCCTTTATCATCGGCGGATTATTTGTAGTGACCGGGCCTACAGTCATCATCCCATTGCTCAGGCAGGCAAAATTGTCTGCCCGCGTCTCTTCGGTTCTGAAGTGGGAAGGAATCATTGTAGATCCAATTGGTCCTTTACTGGCCTTATTTGCTTATGAAATTATCAAAATTACCTTGGATGGACCTTTTCAGTTTAAAGATTTCATTCCGTTTTTTATCGAGGCCCTCCTGGCGACTTTAATCGGTCTTGTAATAGGGCTGCTTGTCAGCTTCCTGGTGAGCAGAGGATTGTTCCCTGAATACTTGAAATCACCGCTGATCTTTTGCTTTGTCCTGATTTGCTTCACGCTTGGCGAAGGGATCATGCATGAGACTGGGATGCTGGCTGTAACAGTCATGGGACTGACGCTTGCCCGGACGAAGAAGCATGTCCATTCAATCGGAAGCATCGGCCATTTTATGGAGAACATTTCGGTTATGCTGACTTCCACTGTCTTTATATTATTGACGGCCTCTTTGACAAGAGAGACCATTATGGACGTTTTCACGTGGCCGATCATTTTATTTGTCATCACTATGCTGTTTCTTATCAGGCCGGTGTCTATCTGGCTTTCCACAATCGGAACAGAGCTGACACTGCAGGAAAAAACACTCGTGAGCTGGATTGCGCCAAGGGGAATCGTTGCCTTGACGGTTTCAGGGTATTTTGCCGCTTTATTAATAGAAGATGGCTATTCAAATGCAACGATACTAACGCCGCTCACCTTGGCCCTTGTTTTTATTACGGTGTGCGCCCATGGCTTTTCCATCGGTCCGATTGCCCGGAAGCTGAAATTGGCAAATCCGGAGTCTTCAGGCGTCCTGATGGTGGGGGCGAGCAGTTTCGCGATTGCCTTCGCTAAGCATTTGAAGGAGATAAACGTTTCCGCCCTGATCACAGACACGTCCGCTGACCGCCTCTTCCTTGCAAAAAAGCTGGAGATTCCGACCTATCAGGGGGAGATTCTTTCCGAGCACAGCGATTTCGAAATCGACAAAAGCCCTTATAATTTCCTCCTGGCTATGAAAGGGAATGCAGCCTATAACGCGCTTGTTTGCCAAACCTATCTTCCTGAATTCGGATATAACCATACCTTCTCGCTGCCGACAGCAGAAAGGAAAACCGAGCATAAGGAAATCTCCACCGCGTTCAAAGCACATCTGCTGTTTGGAGAAGAAGCGACCTTTACTGAGCTGAACAGAATGGTCAATATCGGCTATAAACTGAAGACAATTGAAATTGACAGCAAGCAGACAGTGGAAAAAGAAGAAATGGAAACAGACAGAATTCCGCTATGCGTAAAAAGAAAGAACGGCAGCCTTGTTTTTTTCACCTTCAGCGAAAAGCCTGTACTAAATGAGGGAGACTTGCTAGTGGTGTTAGAGCAGGGGGAGAAAGAATAA